One stretch of Streptomyces sp. MMBL 11-1 DNA includes these proteins:
- a CDS encoding SDR family oxidoreductase: MATESSRIPTPSGELAGRRAVVTGGSRGIGAAIARNLLDAGATVVTSARSETPHTPRGAAFVAADLSTPDGVRNFADTALKLLGGVDIIVNNAGGCRSFQSVLELENDWQYTMDINFLAAVRLNAALVPAMRENGGAIVHVSSIASVAAYPNLLHYAAAKSALETYSKGLSAELAPDGIRVVSVCLGNVETPASEIARTRIVELHGGDPDDLTGQWAAEIPLGRLGEPEDIADAVSFLVSPRASWITGSNVVIDGGKTASLC; the protein is encoded by the coding sequence ATGGCGACGGAGAGCAGCCGCATCCCCACACCGTCCGGTGAGCTGGCGGGCCGACGTGCCGTGGTCACCGGCGGCAGCCGCGGGATCGGCGCGGCCATCGCGCGCAACCTGCTCGACGCCGGCGCGACCGTCGTCACCTCGGCCCGCAGCGAGACCCCGCACACACCGCGGGGCGCCGCGTTCGTCGCGGCCGACCTCAGCACCCCCGACGGAGTGCGGAACTTCGCCGACACCGCGCTGAAGCTGCTGGGCGGGGTGGACATCATCGTCAACAACGCAGGCGGCTGCCGTTCGTTCCAGAGCGTGCTGGAGCTGGAGAACGACTGGCAGTACACGATGGACATCAACTTCCTCGCCGCCGTCCGGCTCAACGCGGCCCTCGTGCCCGCCATGCGCGAGAACGGCGGCGCCATCGTCCACGTGTCGTCGATCGCGAGCGTCGCGGCCTACCCGAACCTCCTGCACTACGCCGCCGCCAAGTCCGCGCTGGAGACGTACAGCAAGGGCCTCTCCGCCGAGCTGGCGCCGGACGGCATCCGGGTCGTCTCCGTCTGCCTGGGCAACGTGGAGACACCGGCCTCGGAGATCGCCCGCACCCGGATCGTCGAACTCCACGGCGGAGATCCCGACGACCTCACCGGACAGTGGGCCGCCGAGATCCCGCTCGGGCGGCTCGGGGAGCCCGAGGACATCGCCGACGCCGTGAGCTTCCTGGTCTCTCCCCGCGCCTCATGGATCACCGGGAGCAACGTCGTCATCGACGGCGGGAAGACCGCGAGTCTGTGCTGA
- a CDS encoding oxidoreductase, producing MASLDEPFTVGGLTLPNRIVMAPMTRTASPGGVPGPDVAEYYARRAAHRVGLIITEGTYIGHPTAPAYDGVPEFHGEQALAGWAHVLRRVHEEGGRIIPQLWHTGAARTATDPPAEGPSGIGLDGAPVGRAMTRKDIDAAVEAFAEAAAHAARLGFDGVELHGAHGYLIDDFLWTGTNRRTDRYGGDPASRARFGAEVVRAVRAAVGPRFPVFFRFSQWKLGEYGARTAASPEELRLLLEPLASAGVDVFHASTRRYWLPEFEDSDSTLNLAGWIRKLTGRPTVAVGSVGMDRQYGEGDFAQGFTGPSGVTGIDELVARLERDEFDLVAVGRSLLANPDWAALALRGELDRAVPYDPSVLRTLV from the coding sequence ATGGCCAGTCTGGATGAACCGTTCACCGTGGGCGGCCTCACGCTCCCCAACCGGATCGTGATGGCCCCGATGACGAGGACGGCGTCTCCCGGCGGCGTACCCGGTCCGGACGTGGCGGAGTACTACGCACGCCGGGCGGCACACCGCGTCGGGCTGATCATCACCGAGGGCACCTACATCGGCCACCCCACCGCCCCCGCGTACGACGGCGTGCCCGAGTTCCACGGCGAACAGGCCCTCGCCGGCTGGGCCCATGTGCTGCGCCGGGTGCACGAGGAGGGCGGCCGGATCATCCCGCAGCTGTGGCACACGGGCGCGGCGCGCACCGCGACCGACCCGCCCGCCGAGGGCCCCTCCGGGATCGGGCTGGACGGCGCCCCGGTGGGACGGGCCATGACGCGGAAGGACATCGACGCCGCGGTGGAGGCGTTCGCGGAGGCCGCCGCGCACGCCGCGCGGCTGGGGTTCGACGGGGTCGAGCTGCACGGCGCGCACGGCTATCTGATCGACGACTTCCTGTGGACCGGCACCAACCGGCGCACCGACCGCTACGGCGGCGACCCGGCCTCCCGGGCCCGGTTCGGCGCCGAGGTCGTGCGGGCGGTCCGCGCGGCCGTCGGTCCGCGGTTCCCGGTCTTCTTCCGTTTCTCCCAGTGGAAGCTCGGCGAGTACGGGGCCCGCACCGCGGCCAGCCCGGAGGAGCTGCGCCTGCTGCTGGAGCCCCTGGCCTCGGCCGGTGTCGACGTGTTTCACGCCTCGACCCGGCGCTACTGGCTGCCGGAGTTCGAGGACAGCGACAGCACGCTCAACCTGGCCGGCTGGATACGCAAGCTCACCGGCAGGCCCACCGTGGCCGTCGGCTCGGTCGGGATGGACCGGCAGTACGGCGAGGGCGACTTCGCCCAGGGCTTCACGGGGCCGTCCGGCGTGACGGGCATCGACGAGCTGGTGGCCCGCCTGGAACGCGACGAGTTCGACCTGGTCGCCGTGGGCCGGTCGTTGCTGGCCAACCCGGACTGGGCGGCGCTGGCGCTCCGGGGTGAGCTGGACCGGGCCGTCCCCTACGACCCGTCCGTGCTGCGGACCCTGGTCTGA
- a CDS encoding LysR family transcriptional regulator: MSDGLNFSLAQLRYFVVSAEVGNISEAAEQLCASQSTVSSAVMRLERQLGVQLLLRHHARGVSLTPSGRHLLREARELLGRARSLKARGDALAGDAVGRLDVGFLPSLAPFLLPGVHRLTRQRYADIRLTVHEEPPDRLAALLREGRCELAVTYDFLAGDARFHALAELPVHAVLADGDPLGRSGPVELAELAARPLVTLNAPDVIRHTEKLFANAGVPLPRVIGAASIETVRGLVAADSGFALMYQRTEATTTLDGGTVRTVEIAGDLPPAALGVAMMPGLAMSGRAMAFLDVLGSTVPPARSGPRPGGP, translated from the coding sequence ATGAGCGACGGCCTGAACTTCAGCCTCGCGCAACTGCGGTACTTCGTCGTCTCCGCCGAAGTGGGCAACATATCGGAGGCGGCGGAGCAGTTGTGCGCCTCGCAGTCGACGGTCTCCTCGGCCGTGATGAGGCTGGAGCGCCAACTCGGCGTACAGCTCCTCCTGCGGCATCACGCCCGAGGGGTCTCTCTCACCCCGAGCGGGCGCCATCTGCTGCGGGAGGCCCGCGAACTGCTGGGGCGGGCCAGGAGTCTCAAGGCGCGGGGCGACGCCCTGGCGGGGGACGCCGTCGGCCGGCTCGACGTCGGCTTCCTCCCGTCACTCGCCCCGTTCCTGCTGCCCGGCGTCCACCGGCTCACCCGGCAGCGTTACGCGGACATCCGGTTGACCGTCCACGAGGAGCCGCCCGACCGGCTGGCGGCGCTCCTGCGGGAAGGACGCTGCGAACTGGCGGTCACCTACGACTTCCTGGCCGGGGACGCCCGGTTCCACGCCCTGGCCGAGCTGCCCGTCCACGCCGTGCTGGCCGACGGCGACCCCCTGGGCAGGAGCGGACCGGTGGAACTGGCCGAGCTGGCCGCCCGCCCGCTGGTCACCTTGAACGCGCCCGACGTCATCCGCCACACGGAGAAGCTGTTCGCCAACGCGGGCGTCCCCCTGCCGCGCGTGATCGGGGCGGCGAGCATCGAGACGGTACGGGGGCTCGTGGCGGCCGACTCCGGGTTCGCCCTGATGTACCAGCGCACCGAGGCGACGACGACCCTCGACGGCGGGACGGTCCGCACGGTCGAGATCGCCGGAGACCTGCCTCCCGCCGCCCTCGGCGTCGCCATGATGCCCGGTCTGGCGATGAGCGGCCGCGCCATGGCCTTCCTGGACGTGCTCGGCTCGACGGTGCCGCCGGCCCGGAGCGGACCCCGGCCGGGCGGTCCGTAA